The genomic window GATAAAGCACCTGTTCGCCGCCTTGGGTTCCGCCGGTTTATCATCGGAGACAATAGCAGCCGGTTGTTTCTCGACCACCGTCGATGAGGAACCCACATGAGGAAGCTCAAGAACAGGCTTCACAGTCTCGTCAACGACATCTTCCTGCTTCGTATTAACGCTGAGGGATTTCTCCATGGCAGCTTTCGCCTTGGCAGCTTGCTCCTCCCCGGCACGGAGGTCCCGGTAACACTTGGAACAGAGGTTCATATTCGCCGCCGTGCCGAAAAACCCACAGCCGTTGGCACAAAGTTTTGGCTCCGATGGAGGGAAGCTAGTTCCTTCATTCTGTTCAGAACCCATGATTTCTTTATGCGTTTGCTTTTGGTTTCTACAATCAAAGATCAGAAAAAAAAAGTTAGGGTTTTGATTAAGGGGGGGGGGGTTTGGTTCAAAAGATTAAAGGTCCTTTCGGTTCTTGATTTTCACGGAATATCATAAGCAGTCAAAAGTTGAATTACTCCCAAAGAGCTTAGCAATCAATATATATAGATTTTGATTATTCCCATTTTTTATATTGGCAAATATACCCCTTACCTACATAAGCTTTATGGCTGGCTATACCGACTTATTAAGGGTATTATAGTACATATGAAAAATTGCGTAGCCTTCTCAAACACCGGGCCGACAAGTCAGGGGCTTGGaagttgaaagaaaaagaaaagtggaAGTACAAACAAATCGCCAAGATAGCTCGTTtagttaaaatataaaagaggGTAATTTTGTCTTTCAAACGCCCACTTAAACCCAGACTCCATCGATAATCAGAATCGTTCCCGAAGAATCCGgttaaaacttaaaattcaaaTCATCCCCTAAATTAACACGTTAAATATCCCTATTTAATATCAGCGGTCCATCGGAATTAAATCGAACGGTCACcataataattatgagtcatataatgataataatatgaaaatgaaatttttcctAACATTTCTTCAATCGGTGAACATGAAACCcagaaaatcaaaatcaaaatcgaaaAACAAAAACCTGTTAAGACATACATACCTCGTTAATTCGACAATCAGAGGTTGTTTGTTCCTCGTTTTATTCTTGTTCTAGGTCGGCGTTGATCGATGATTTAAGAAAACGTGAGGAAATCCGAAGACAGAGAagatatttttttttccaaatccaGAATCTGactaaaaaaaagaaagggaattGAGAAATGATTTATAGAAACAGCAGAGGAACCCTGATTCCTTTCTTGGTGGAGAACAACAGGAGAAGAAAATAGAATACAACAAATGGGAAAACAAAAACGAAACCGAAACtcgaaaaataattaacaaaactaaaaacCAAACCAAAGGTTTTGGTTTggttttaagctttaattttttcttttttttttcttgggtgGGGTTTGTTTTTGTTTCTACGGCACCCACGGTTTTTGTGTCGGCGTGGCAGGGGTACACGGTATTTTGATAGGGCTCGAGAAATCTGAGCTGTTTGATGAATCCTGATTTGTGCTGACGTCAAAGGTGCCATTATCTGACGGTTAGTGGAGTGGGACCACCTATTTTGAGGAAGGGTGTTTAAGGAATTTTCGAGgttgtttaattaaaaattaaaattgttttattttaataaattaataaaaattgctTTCGGAAAAGCCATTTGGTCTTTACCCCTCGCTTCTTTGCCACGCTTCTTTCTCGATGCAACGTTCACGTTGAACCCGGTCCAATTGTGGGGTATAACCGGACCAAGTGGATCCATTTGATATTGATAATGACATATATTTTGTTCTATTTACaactttaataaaatacttaccattcctattttttcatttttctttttaaattttggattacCTAATCATAACAACATGTTCATGTCATAACCATGCGGTACTAAATGGTTTGGTCTTTTATTATAAATTGACCcactaaaaattctataaaatatcaaaagttttttttatatttatattttaaattttatataaagctAAAATCTCAAATAATCTATCCAAAAATAAGTTCATTGAAACGTACTCTTAGTTAAATCCTTTGAATCATGCTTCGTATTTAATTTTGGATTCATTTTTCCGTCCAACTCCTTAACAAATCAgtagaaattataaattgatttttctattattttataagcgtttaattatttttttattatttttaaagtttaattgattgtttaagtttaataatttataaaaattttaaaaaaatatattctaatttttaaaggtataaattataaaaaatgtagaaaaaataaatgttaatttttttagaaaaatataaaaattaaaatttactacaccttttttattttctctcacaCCTTGTCCTTAATTGTACTTCAATAACTAAAACTTTACTCATCATCAAATGTGTTCTTGATGGGCCAAACTCAAGCtcgatttaaaaatatttttatgctcGAGCTCAACTAGACCTGgcccaaaaaaaaatttgtttcagtattttaaacaataataaaaaaatttaaatttaaatttaattatacatatataatattaaaataagtttatatatattatgttttgaGTTTTATTCCATCTAAATCATGCTTAGATTTTTAATTCGAAACTTATTTTTAATTGagatatattatattatgaaactAATTAATTCTTTATAATATCTAATTTTAATGGTAATTATTCGTATATCTATTCTTTATACTCGTAATTGTTTTAtataacttagaaaaaaaaagtaattagtAATTTGAGATTGAATTTGGGAAAAGCCGAAAGGGTAAGAAAAATGTCGGGCTGCCCAAAAACTGTAAGAAATTCAAAATACTGGCGGCCTAGAAATTGATCCTTTTATATGGGCGGCCCAGAAACTGTAGGAAATTAAAAACTTAAGATCTTTTTTTggtgaaatataaaaaataagataaaacccGAATAACAAACACAATTAGCGTGACTCAAGCTCAAGTCACATATGAGGCAGTGAACACTCCGACCATCAGGTCATCACATaaggttaaaaaaaaaatttaatttatgtttaatataataatgttttataatcataaaaaaatttaaacaaatcaattttatttttatcaaataaaactaaataaaagattaatcatctattattattgtaatgagcctgaatttaaattattaatttttaaaacatgttttttttcaattttaattatttattaggtGTCGATCTTTCTTTGAATTTGGAATTGTATGAATATTTTCTTTCTACCGACTAATAAAGTTGTGAGTTGAACCAGCGCTATATTATAGAaagttataattataaatttaattattaatatttatattttttgttaatttttaatttttaaaaagagtcaaatttgatCAAATTTGATCGACCTTTTAAAAAGAATTGAGTTTTTGTTTTTCAATAGAAACACTCACGGAAATGTTAAATTCTTCAACATGGCAATTCATATGACAATCTACCTCTACttcaatattttttgaattttttattttttaaatatttttataatttgtaaattatttgttgatgtgatatataaaacaaataatattatttcagCATGAATTACACATGAACTGTCATGCCAACATCGTTAACAAATTAATATTGATAAActttaaatttcatttcaatgTAAAATCTGGTTTATACGAGCTATATTGATATGTACCAGTTAATTTTGCTTGTACcaattaaaatattgtgtatAGTCtgattaaaaaatgaattttaaaatataaatataaatatgcattGTATGAGatgatttataatttaattaatggaataatttttttttgtttgtttaaagATAGATTGTATTtgtaaaacttattaaaaaatatttcatataattgattagtattttatttttgagatttatttaattttgtcattcgatatttgtaaaaaaaatatttgcttaTATCAAATGTTTTCTTTAAAAACAATTGTAATACCAAATTTTAAGCCCGGGCCCAAAACCATAAACACCAAATTAAAACTAAAGCTAACCCAAAACCCAAATTACACCCAAGCCCACCTAGACCTAAGCCCAAATATTACAAACCCAATACTCGGGGCCGATTACAAACAGTAGCACCAGCCCAAATTAACCTAGCACAGAAACCCTAAGTGGCTAGCAGCAGATTGGCGCCGTACGCCCCACGTCGCAGCAACTGCCCATAGCGCAGCAACCGCCCACGTTCAGCAGCCCCGCGCGTTGTGCACATCTCGCCAGTACCCACCTGCAACAAAAGCACGAACCACGAACAGTGAGAGGGACCGAAAATATAGCAAAATTGTaaaaagattattattttttctctGTAAggattcggctataaaaagccaattgATTTTTGTAAAAAGGGTTACAAAATTGGAGATCCAAAAAActattgaaaagaaataaaaaaaaacagagtTTTCAGAAGGTGGTTTTCCTactttcgtttttattttttctgattggtttttttttcattttaagttctttttaCATACGAaacaaaaagagaagaaaaagatagGGCTACCTTTAAATTCGACGGCGGTGCATACGGCGGTGACCCACCAAACTGATGGCCTGAATTCGGGGTAGGGGGGAGAGTTTTTTTAGGGtttcaaagttttttaaaaaaaataaaaaagaagtgatttttttaaaaaaaatttaacttttataggCCTAcccaaacggtgtcgttttggacAGGCCATAGTGGCCCTAAAACGGCGTCGTATAGGGCCATACCCGCATGCGTGACCCGACCCACCTTAGGATCCGCGTTTTTTACTGGTGGGGATATTTGCGTGATCGGTCCCTCTGTTGTTGAGTTGCTTTCAATATagtttttttcatatattttcaatttaaaccacatgttttatttttgtttcaatttgatccCACACGAAAA from Gossypium hirsutum isolate 1008001.06 chromosome D12, Gossypium_hirsutum_v2.1, whole genome shotgun sequence includes these protein-coding regions:
- the LOC107946971 gene encoding zinc finger A20 and AN1 domain-containing stress-associated protein 1 encodes the protein MGSEQNEGTSFPPSEPKLCANGCGFFGTAANMNLCSKCYRDLRAGEEQAAKAKAAMEKSLSVNTKQEDVVDETVKPVLELPHVGSSSTVVEKQPAAIVSDDKPAEPKAANRCFICRKKVGLTGFKCKCGSTFCGEHRYAEKHDCSFDFKGTGRDAIAKANPVVKADKVERI